AACATTATGTGTTATGCGCCTTCGCAGTTTCATAGCCTGCATGGCCAACACCTTCTTTAGCCACACGAATGGACAGTTGTTATAACTCCCTACTCATCCATCTCACCCAAAAACACTTATGTTTCTTTAACTATACCATGCTTGAAAAGACCATTGATGATTGTATGAGAATGTCAACTGTATTAGCAGTAAACTAGAAAGTAAATGGAAACAGTTAGAATAGAGAAAATAGTGTTTTATGGTTTCGAGATGACAAGACTCATACGATTttcattataatatcatatttaaTTAACTTTAAACATCATCATAcaacataaaaaattataatcattCAGTTTTCTACAAGGAGAACAGGAACAAACAATGTTCAATAACCACCACATCTCAATTCTAAAATTTTCTTGGTTTCAACAGGGTAAATATTTCTTGCACTTTTAAAAGTTGTGAATTATGGGCTTGTGAGTTGACATTTTGTATTGACAAAAGAAAGACATGAACTACATTGAGGTCAAAGGTATGTTTTTCAAACATTTCAAATATTCATTTTATACTTTTAGTTATTCACAAGCTCTAGGTCATTATGTCATTGCTAATAAATTGTTTGGCATTAGTTTTGGATGTGCGATTCCCATTGCCAATTAACTTTAATGGTCACTGTTTATGAAAACTCTCTTCTCAAAACCAtactttaaattaaataaaagttGAACTTGAAACTTTAATCAACTTTTCTTGTAATAAACAATCTACTTTCTCTGCTCCTTATTGGTGTGTGGGGGAGAAAGTGTACATGTAACCACTCTAAACCATACTTCTAATCTCCAATGCAACTAAACCAAACTTACTCTGTAAAGCTTATGCATCTTATATACCAGTACTTGGAGATTGCCAAACACTTTTTCAGTAAGCTATTCATTTGAACACTTGTATTGTTCTACAACTTGCTTAGATGTCTTTAGTGATTTTGCACTTTAAACATTTATGAGCTTTCACCTACAAGATAAAGTGTTTGCACGACTCTTTGTGAAAATTTGAACTCCTAAAGGATTTTTGAAGCCTTGTTATGGGAAGTATCATTTTCCCTGGAACGACTCCTACACTATTATCTCCTTTTGCTCTTCTTCTCAAACTGTACAAGacagagaaaacaatatacatgcTGGAGAAAAACTTATGTGCAAAGCAATAAACTTCCACATTTCTACAAGGTGAAAGTCTTGTCCATAGACATTCCAATTGAACAGAAGCAATCCACAACCAATTTTGTAGCACTGGGCAGGAATTGCGTTGCCCTACAACCCTTGTGAGTGATGGGGGCAAGGAGAAGATCAGACACTGGACACTTTTCAAAGGAGAAAAGTGCTCATAAAATAGAAATTGTGTCGATTCTCCACTTTAAACTCTCATCTAACCCATTAGGTTTTGTTCACTATTTAGGAATTGAAAAATTCCTTAGAATAATGTGCTCAGTGAGCAAGAAATCAAATGCCAAAATGAGCATCAGAAAAGACACACAGGCACATAAGACAAAAGAGTTTTATTTGCATATTGTAATTATCGAGGCAACGTGAGTGAATGTGGTAAGAAGAATTTAGAAACAATGAAAAATCTAAGGGAGATGCAGGGAAAGTACTGCACCAATAGCAAAGTGGTAAGACACCAAGCATATATGAAAGAAGAGATTTAAAAATTGAAAGGCAAGTATATAGAGAAAGTACCGCACCAATAGCAAAGTGGTGAGTAAGACACCAACAAGATATAGAGATTATGGGTGCAACTAATGAAAGTGAAAGAGAAGGATTCAGGGGCAAATAGCTTTGTCCATAAGTCAGAAAAAGACATGATTAGAAGCTAAACCAGCACATAAAAGTTAGCACAAGAACAAAGAAAAGACTACAGGGCATGTGTATGAGTATGCAAGAAGAAGTGAAATTAGTTTGCAGATTTAAAAGAaaagattacaaaacaaaagattggGGTTTGCTTAGAGTTAAGTTGTTGTATTAATGTTTTGTGTAGTAATAgtttatttggatttgaattgCCTCTATAAATAAGTGAAAAGAATAGATTTCAAATGGAACAGAGGCATAGTAGAATTAAAATGGGGAGTGTATGATTTGGCTTTGAGATGATCAACTGCATAAGCCTAAATAATTGGGCCTCTACaaaatgaggattatgaaccacttgttttttttttgctattttggTGGGTAGGTGCGTTGGCATGTTGAACGGTTTTTTTTTTAATCGTAGAGGAAAACCTAGAATTGTAGGAGGTTGTTGCATCATAAGTACCAAATATGGATTTAACACAATGTCTCCTAAAATTATTACAACGGGGAGGGGAGACATGAACGATTGAGTGAAGGCAGAGTATAAAacaattattattttattgtttactaatgaaatttaaatatttgaatacAAAGCAATTCTGAAAGTCAATTTCTAGTTAGTTTAATTTCATATATTGTCTGAAGAGTACTCACTGTTGATATTTGTGTTTCCTTTAATCCGTCAAACCAGTGTGCTCCAAGCGGTGTATGAATATTTGTCGAGAAATACATTGTATATACAGATTGATGTATTTATAGAGTCTCCAAGCCACCAACACATTTTGAGGTGGCTATGCAGTACAATATCTTAGAAGAGATCAAACAAGATCAAATTTTAATTCAATAAGATATTGCAAATCAATTTTTTTACATGATATGCATTTATTTCTCCATTTACGACTACAACTTGTTCACTAAATTAAATGAAACACGAAGCGAAAAGGGGAAGTTATTCACTAATGAATTTATGATCAATTTTGATATTGTTTTACCGCTGCAAGTTTTGTTAGAGTTGATATGTTTTACAACTACAAGATTTTTTAAAAGATTTCACATTGATTAGTAATTAGTAATTAGTAATTAGTAAATCACTTTTCTAATTGAAAATGCATTCAATTTCCAACTTGTATGTACCAGCGCGTATTTTTGGGAAGTTTACCAAAGCAGAGTCTAATTTTGCGGCGTGAGACAGATTTTGGAATGAAACCTCACGCTAATTAAAATACAAGTCTATTCTCGTTGCCCGAGTTTCGCGCCGCCCACATGAAAGTCAATTTTGGCGTCATTCAGAGTCCGATATTTTTGCGTAAACTTGACGCTACTGAAAATGTCTGAGAAATTTGTTATTTTCAAACAGATAACAGAAGATTACATGTGTTTATGGTAGTTGTGTGTATCCCGCTGCTGATTCAATCCCTGACTCCCGTTAAATCTCCAAGACAGCTTTTTTATTTCATCTATCTTTGTTCCGTTCAGTTCAATTTAATGGAAATGGCATCCTCTTCCGTAGCCAGGCAAAATCAATCTCAATTAGAAAACATTTTTGATGAGCTTGCACCTTATTCAGCACCTAAATCTACAGAGCCTTGGGACGTTTTTATTAATCACTGTGGACGTGATGTGAAACACACATTGGCCACCACCATCTACCATAAACTTCATTCCATTGGACTGCATGTATTTCTAGATCTGGAAGCCCTTGAGGCTGGTGATTCTATTCCAGCAGAAATACAACACGCTATAGCTAGTGCTACCCTTCAAATTGCCATTTTTTCTCCGACGTATGCCCAATCCCCATGGTGTTTGGCTGAGCTATCTTCCATGCTCAAAACTGGTGCAACAATTATTCCCATTTTCTATCATATTGAGCCCTCTGATCTCAGATGGATTGAGTCAGGAAAAGGAAAATATGCTGATGCATTTTCAGAGCATGAAAAGAAGGGCAGATACACACCAGAAAAGCTTAATGTGTGGAGAAGGGCACTCCGTGACAGTTCATTCATATCAGGGTACACCATCAATAATAACAAGTATGTATtaattttcatttttctctttttcatGATGAATAATTGAATATGATCTTAAACATGGATTGAAACATGTAttacttttatttcatttttgaaatactatttaagCAGTATAGTGTGTCctgttttaatttttgttttcgTTTGAAAATGTTTAGGGATGAGGCCACAGTTTTGAAGAATATTGTGAATTGTACATTTCAAATCATGAAAAAAGTTCCATTATGGGTAGCCGAACATCCACTTGGATTGGATGAGCTGATACAAGGCTTCGAATCAGTTGCAGGAGAAGAGAAAGTAAAAATCATGGGGATCGCAGGCATAGGAGGTAGTGGTAAAACCACATTGGCCAAAGAGCTGTTCAACAGGAACTTTTCCTCTTTTGAGAGATGCAGTTTCGTTTTCGATGTGCGAGATGCAGCATCCAGAAATGCTCTGTCTGACAAGCAGAAAAAGCTTCTGGCTGATCTTGGTGTCCATGATTTGCCATTCGACAGTGTAGACGAAGGCAAGATCATTCTTGCAAATCGTCTGAGCTCTCATCGTGCGCTCATAGTGTTAGATGACGTTGATCACATCGACCAACTAAATGCTCTGTTACCCAATAAAGACAACCTTGGATCCCAAAGTATGGTTATTGTAACAACCCGGGAATTGGGTGTCCTTAAATCATGGGGTATCTCCAGCATTTATAAAATGCCAGGACTTAGCATGCCACATGCTGGTCAGTTGTTCTGCTGGCATGCTTTCTTGCAGCCCTTTCCACCTCCTGGATTTGAAGTTCTGGTCCAGAAATTCTTAAAGGCGTGCAATAGCTTGCCTTTGTCACTGAAGGTATTGGGGGCACAGTTATATGGGAAAAAGTCTAGAGATTACTGGAAATCCCAATTAAATAAGATCTTAAGAATATTGCCTGGCGAAATCAAAGAAAGGCTACAAGTTAGCTACGATGCACTCGatgaagaagagagagagatgTTCTTGGATGTAGCTTGTTTTCTCATTGGAGAAAAGAAAAGCAAGGCTGTAGCAGTGTGGGATGGATCGGGTTGGAGTGGCCTGCATGGTATAGAAACACTCCTGAATAAGTGTCTTGTGGAGCTGTTCGATGGGGACAAAAGAATAAGGATGCATGATCACCTTAGGGATATAGGAAGAGAGATTGCAAGCAGACACTCACCATATCGGGTATGGTTTACAGAGCAGATTGTTAACATGAAGAAACATTCCATGGTGAGATTAGTATTGGCAGCCTATTCTGTGTTTTTGGTAGATGCAAATAATCAGATAAATAGAGGGCTGATCAATTACCTTACCTTAGGTATATTTCTGGATTTGATTATGTGAACAATTTTCATCATCAATGTTGCAGATAGAAAATTGTTCACATTATGAAATCCAGAAGTATACCAGAGGAGTTTATCATGGACTATAAAAATTTCATGTTGTTAATAGAGGGCTGATTTCTTATATTGCTTGTTTTCGTTAACCActgataagtgataacattaaaaaCAAGTTTGTGTTTCTGTCTGcctctgttttgagggaatttgatTAAAACACTCTGTATGTCTGATTATTTTATTCAGAAAATAAAGTTGCTTCGAGGGATACAACCTGCGGATTCTTTTGTGGCATTCAAAGAGTACAGACTTCAGTTCATGGGAATATCAAGAAGATCATCTAAACGCCTTAGATTCTCCAATGGATTGCAAATTCTTTCTGTCAAAGGAAATGAGTTTACAGAAGAATTTGCACCATTATCAGAAGATCTTGTGTGGCTTCGCTGGGAAGGTTTTCCCTTAAGGAGTCTCCCATCATGgcttacattaaaaaatttaagtGTTTTAGAGCTTCATAAAGCTGATGAGTTGGAAGAACTGTGGAAGGACAATGTAGAAGTAAGTATTTTGCTTTCGTGGTTCAATAAAATTGCTTCAAAACTTATTATAGGTAAGGCTTTTCTGAATTGAATTGAGTCAATTGACTATAATAATGGTTGCCTGTAGCCTCCTTTGCAATTGAGAGAGCTTATTTTACTGGGTTGCCAAAAATTGCAATGGCTTCCAAGCTCAATAAGAAGTCTTCAGTATCTGAAAAGGCTTGTCGTTTACTTTCATGGTAGCAGTTTGCCAGAAGAGCTCTGTGACCTCCAATCACTGGAGTATGTGCGATTATATTCTCCAGTGCTATCATCGCTACCTACTGCTTTTGGCAATTTAATAAGTTTGAAGAAAATAGAACTGCGGAATTGTGAGCAGTTGAATATTTTGCCTGATTCTTTCAATCAGCTGATACACCTGAAAGATCTAAATATGATAAGTTGTCAAATGCTATCTTCACTACCTATTGATTTTGGCAATTTAATAAGCTTGTGGAATGTAGATTTGTGGTATTGCAAACAGCTGAGCACATTGCCTGATTCTTTCAGTCAGCTGATACACCTACAAGTTTTAAATTTAACAGGTTGTGAAATGCTCTGTTCACTACCTGTTGGTTTTGGCAATTTAACAAGCTTGCGGAATGTAAGTCTGGGGAACTGCAAAAAGTTGAGCACCTTGCCTGATTCTTTTAGTCAACTGATATACCTGGAATTTCTAAATTTATCAGGTTGTGAAATGCTATCTTCATTACCTGTTAGCTTTGGCAATCTAATAAGATTGCAGAGTATAAATATTGGCTCTTGCATCCAGTTGAACACATTGCCAGATTCTTTCAAGCAGCTAACAAACCTGATGTCTTTAAATTTGTCAAATTGTAAAATGCTTTTTTCACTACCTACTGGTTTTGGCAATTTAATTTGCTTGCAGAATATAAATCTGAAATCTTGCATCCAGTTGAGAACATTACCAGATTCTTTCAAACAGTTGATAAACCTAGAAGATCTAAATTTGTCAGGCTGTGCAAAGCTTGAATTGAGATCAGATATCATGGAAAACATCAGGAAGCTCAAGGTTTTGAACCTTAGTGATTGCAAGGAATTGGAAGATTTACCTCATCAAATCATATATCAGGAGTCATTGACTAAATTATATCTACAAGGTTGTATCAAGTTAAGAGCTGTACCGACAAACATCAGCAAACTGAGCAAGTTAGATTTGCTAACAATTGAGACTCTGGTATGGAAAAGCTTTCAAACTTCTCTTGTAAACTCATCCTCTTTGAAGAGCATTGAAATTTTAAGTTCCGGAAGTAAAATTGATTCTAATGCCAGGGCTGCTTCCTCACTTAAAACGCTAAAGGAACCTGACATCGAAGACTGCAAACAATTCTCCACGATATCAATTTCCAATGAGACTTTTCCCATCCTTGAAACGTTCGTGGTTAGGATGAATCACTACTTCGTGGAGATAGAGACGCTGCCAGTGTCGCTCAAAATTCTAGAAATATACTCTTGCAATTTGCTGAAGAACATCACGTGTATTAAAGATCTGGTAAACCTTGAGGTTCTGACAATATGCGATTGTCTGCAGATAGAAGAACTTTCAAGCTTTGCTGATTTGGTTTCACTAAAAGAATTTAGAATAAGAAATTGCCCCAAAATTGAGAAAATGGAAGGTTTGGAGCACTCAAAGTCATTGAAGGTACTGATCGTGCAAACCTGCTGGAAGGTGCCAGGTATACAGAGTTTAGAGAAAGTGGAACGATTGGAAGAACTGGAGCTCAAATGTGACACCATATCAGCTCTGAAACCTTGTATTCAGTCTATACAGGTGAAGGTATCAAAAACTTTTACAGGTTCAGAGTTTTTCCCTTTATGTTAATGTTCATGTTTATGACTGAATGTTTTGTGAACAATACGATTTGtagggttgtccaaggaagatctGGATACAAGGCAGAGTGATCCGGCTGGTGAAGCCAATTGTAAACTCTTTGGAATTTCCTGATCTTGCGGTTAGGGAGGTGGAGGAGCTACCTGATGTAGACAAGATTCTAGATGAGTGTGATTTCAATGCTCTTTTGTGCTATGCTGAGGAGATTGATGAGGAGAGAAAAGTGGTACATATATATGTGGTAAATACATGTCCATATGACTATCAAAAGAACTTAGCCAAAAGTTTCTTCCGCATAATTGAAGGAAACTTGCAAGGAAAGAAAGCAATGCTAGTGATGGGCAAAGAAGGAAGAGTTGTGGAGGCCTTTTACCAATTATTGGAATTCCTGGAAGGGTAGGCTTATTTTACATACTCTTAGTCTTGTCTGTTCAGGTGGCACATGTGAGGTCCCCTTAATCCATTCCTTTTGCCAATGCCTGTTTCTACTCACCTAAGTCATCTCGCTAACCATTACATTCACCAGTTAGCCGCCTAGCTCCCACGCATACATCAAACCAAACTCAAACTCACTGTTCCAGTTCCTGCCCAGATTACATTTGTCAgggtactcccagcctgtgccaaaatgggaactTTGAAATAGGGTATAGATATCCATATAAGCATAAAGCATAcaagaattttgtcagatgttgtagttggaaatcctctggtagacatgtatgcaaagtgTGGAAGTGTAGACAAGGCATCAGAAAGATATCATCTCATAAAATGCCATGATTGCAGaatatacacaaaatggatttgttttaAAGGCTTTAGAaagtttcaagcaaatgcaattggcaggatTAGAGGAAGACTCTGCAACATTTACCAGcatcctccctgcttgtgccaaaatgggagctttagaacaagGTATGACATCCATCAAAGGATAAAGGacaggaattttgtcagatgttgtagttgcaactgccctagaAGACatctatgcaaaatgtggaagcatagaaaaggcacatgaactgtttgacagaatgcctcagagatgtcatctcatggaatgccatgaatgtAGGAtatccaaaatgtggaagcatggaTCAGACACGTGAACTGTTTAACAAAATGCTTCAAAGAAATGTGTGTGCATGTtttaaaaaggctttagaaactttcaagcaaatgcaattggcaggtgtaaagctagACTCTGCAAACTTTGTCAGCATCCATATAGTGTGTGCCAAATTATCATATAAATTTACATATTGAAACTAGAATGtgtaattaaatggttaatttaacATAGGCAAAAGATAATACAATTAATCAAAACAAAAGAATTATATAAAATGACAAAGGTAATTTTGAGTCATACACTTAAATAAAATTACATATTGAATCTAGAAAGTGTAATTATATGGTTGATCTAACATAGACAAAAGATAGTACAATTAGTCCAAACAAAAGAACCATACAAAATTAGCCTATCTTTTTATTTACTTAAAATGTTCCTCAACGTTTGTTTTTTAGATTTACTCCATCTCCTCCAACTTTTTATTTTATACATATGTAATAATAACAATTCATTTAAATGCCCATAGTATCATAAAATAAGTCTTTGACAAATATCTCAATAGCGTATATATGTAGCTATCTCCATTGCAATCTGTGCGTCTAATTTTTAGAAGCAAACATCATAATCTAGATTTCCaaatactcaaaacaaaaacaaaaccaaaagaactTTCTAGAAACTGAAAATAAAACCTTGCTCCTTCAATATTAGGACAGGTCTGACATGGGATACATTATAATAGTGCGAGTCTATATTTTAGATCATTTAGCGTATGAATAATCTCCACGATAACATTCTCCATATTTGAAATAATGGAAACAATTCACATCTCTCACGGTAATTTCTTTTGCCATAATCGTGGAGATGAATTTCATTGCAGTGTGACAATCAATACATATTTTTTTAACAACTACAATAGTTATATTCTAGAAGTCGTCTACAACTtttcactatgatgatagaaaaaTAATTACTTTTCTTTCTTTTCCACATCACTAAGCAATTGTCGTGAATTTGCAAAATACCTGCTTCCTTCATCTCCAAAGCCAATTTCTCCAACTTCGCATAGATCTCCTATCTGTGTGGATGTGATCTGTCTCCGGCCAAAAAAAGCACGTGCCATTTTATGGCCCAAAATCCAACTAAATCCAAGGATCATTTTAATTCCTTAATCTCTCATCAATCTCCTTACCATTTGAGCCTCGCACCATCTACCCAGTTCTGCGTAGATGTTTGAGAGAAGAACATACGTGAGACCATCTTTAAGATCAAAATCTAAAAGCACCGTCGCTGTGAATACTCCTAAGCATATATTCATATGTGACTTGCAAACCCACGAAAACACATCCACACAACCACGACAGGTTTAATTGGCATTTGGCATCTTAATGATAAAGTTTAGAGTGTCCTCAAGATAGTAGCATGGGCAAGAAGGTTAACCATGCATACATAATGATCATTTGTAAGTGTAATGCAATAAGGGTTACTTTGATTGAATCATGTACAGCCCCTAATCCACTAAACCTTCATGGCTCCATGCACATAGAACACATGCAATGCTTGTAATGTCAGGATATATTCCAGAGTGCATCATTAATTCAAAGTTTTTTGAGATCATCcttgcaaaatccattttgtgTTCATGATGCAATCATCGCATTCCGTGAGACAACATTTCGAGGCATTTTATCAGACAGTTCACGTGCCTCGTCTATGCCAACAAAATTTCCATGCATGTCTACCGGAGCATTTCCAACTATTATATCAAAAAAAATCCCTTCCACTATGCTTTGATGGACATCTATGCCCtgctccaaagctcccattttggcagagGTGGGGAGGATGCTGGCTTTACAACAGTCAGTTTTAAATTTTCCGTTTAAACCGTGTCACAAATCCATTCTCTGCATACATAttctgcaatcatggcattccatgaaagcacaattttTTTTAGGCATTTTGTAAAACAATTCGCGTGCATTAtctttgcttccacattttgcacgcTTCCTACCAGACCAGTTGCAACTAcatcatctgacaaaattcctctatcctttatgctttgatagatgtccaaaccctgttccaaagctcccatttggcACAGGCTGCGatgatgctggcaaaggttgcaaAGTTTGGAGTAcaactgccaattgcatttgcttgaaagtttctaaagccttttcagcaaatgcttgaaagtttctaaagccttttcagcaAATCCATTTTGTAAATATCCTGCAATCAGGGCATTCCATGAGAATACATTCCTTAGACGCATTCTGTTAAACAGTTCGCGTGCcttatctatgcttccacattttgcatatccTGCAATTGTGGCGTTCCATGAGATGGCATCTCTTCGAGCATTATTTTAAGCAGTTCGCTTGCCTTGTATATGCTCCTACGTTTTGCATACATATCTAACAGGGCAGTTGCAACtataacatctgacaaaattcctctaacCTTGATCGATGTCTATACCCTGTTCCAatgctcccattttcgcacaggaGGGAGGATGCTAACAAAAGTTTGCCTAGTTTggttttacacctgccaattgcatttgcttgaaaattccTAAAACTTTTCAAACAaatccattttttttaaaaaacatgagggataggaaatataaatttaaattattttgaagATAGCAGTTTCCAAAAGAGATAATTTGAGAtgaagatagagagaaatagatagagagaggtagagggagagttgAAATAAAAATAGAAAGATACATATAAGAAGATTCATGGATCATagataaaagagaaagagaaaaagagagatagagataaatagagATATATGTAGCACTATTATAgagggatagagaggtagagataagtatatatgttatttatttttattttaataatattgtgTGGAggaagcaaggaagttcatttggTAAATAGATTTTTATATGAATTACTTATGGGATGTTAAGGCTATTGTTTTATTCATGCATATTAATAGTTGTTTGGTTGCCTCCCATAATGTAATTTTTTCCTTGCCCGATAGTATATTAGGTGAAAATGGAGGCATAGCTAATATTAGGTGAGGACATTATTGTATACATTTTAAATTATAATCCTTATAAAAACAATTTGATATTAGTAATTCAAAGCTTGAAATTTGTTAATTCTTCAAATATATCTTATATTTTTATTTCAAAGATAAAAACAATTTTGCACAAGTTTCCTTGATTTTTGGAATAAGAATTTTGTAATTTATAGATGATTTGGTAATTTGTTATCTAGATAAGTaaaaaatatttatcttttcaagaaATATTAGAATACAAATTGAATATCAAAACTGAAATTGATTTATTCAAActtatttcttcattttttcataaTCAAGTgtgaaattaaattaataattaatataaaaattattatataattaaacTTAGAAACAATATTCTGAATTTGTAAAATataatctaattattattattgtaaatatgcacatatttatttgaatagaaaaataaataaataatcgcaaaaaaataaaataaaaatattatcttTACATTTTTTTGTTTGCCGGACACTCATAGCatacaaataaagaaaaataaaaccctaaaataaTTAAACTTAAAAAATCATTAATGAGCAAGTAACAAGCGTCTGAGAACACAAAAACTAAAACTAGCAATTATGGGTACATGGAATAAGAATATTGGTCAAAATAATAAACATTGGAAATTGAAGAATATTGGTCAAAATAATAAACATTGGAAATTGAAGAATATTGGTCAAAATAATAAACATTGGAAATTGAAGAATACTGGAAAAAAAAAGAATTGATAAAGTGACATGTTGTAAATCGTAAGTTTTGAATAAGTTGAACAAGTTTAATAATTTATCATATAGAGATAATTCATTTATCATCAATAAGAGGTCATTGAAATGAAGGATAGGAATATTCATATGTTGGAACTTGTAGATTATATAAACATGAAAAAATGATCAATCGTTAATAGTGTTACAAATAAGTATGTACAATATAATAACAAACACTATGGAATTGAACACATGGTTTACTTTACCTTTGCTTGAATATAACCATTTGCAATGTCCTTGGAATCTCTCAAGCAAATGCAAATTAACATGTATAGATTAggtcttaatttttattttattttgcaaagcTTCCCTATTAAGAGGTTTTGCTTAATTGCATTTTGATTTTTGCAAGAGAATACATAGTTGCATAGTTGATTTCAAACT
This genomic stretch from Cryptomeria japonica unplaced genomic scaffold, Sugi_1.0 HiC_scaffold_1302, whole genome shotgun sequence harbors:
- the LOC131873246 gene encoding disease resistance protein TAO1-like isoform X1 — translated: MVVVCIPLLIQSLTPVKSPRQLFYFIYLCSVQFNLMEMASSSVARQNQSQLENIFDELAPYSAPKSTEPWDVFINHCGRDVKHTLATTIYHKLHSIGLHVFLDLEALEAGDSIPAEIQHAIASATLQIAIFSPTYAQSPWCLAELSSMLKTGATIIPIFYHIEPSDLRWIESGKGKYADAFSEHEKKGRYTPEKLNVWRRALRDSSFISGYTINNNKDEATVLKNIVNCTFQIMKKVPLWVAEHPLGLDELIQGFESVAGEEKVKIMGIAGIGGSGKTTLAKELFNRNFSSFERCSFVFDVRDAASRNALSDKQKKLLADLGVHDLPFDSVDEGKIILANRLSSHRALIVLDDVDHIDQLNALLPNKDNLGSQSMVIVTTRELGVLKSWGISSIYKMPGLSMPHAGQLFCWHAFLQPFPPPGFEVLVQKFLKACNSLPLSLKVLGAQLYGKKSRDYWKSQLNKILRILPGEIKERLQVSYDALDEEEREMFLDVACFLIGEKKSKAVAVWDGSGWSGLHGIETLLNKCLVELFDGDKRIRMHDHLRDIGREIASRHSPYRVWFTEQIVNMKKHSMKIKLLRGIQPADSFVAFKEYRLQFMGISRRSSKRLRFSNGLQILSVKGNEFTEEFAPLSEDLVWLRWEGFPLRSLPSWLTLKNLSVLELHKADELEELWKDNVEPPLQLRELILLGCQKLQWLPSSIRSLQYLKRLVVYFHGSSLPEELCDLQSLEYVRLYSPVLSSLPTAFGNLISLKKIELRNCEQLNILPDSFNQLIHLKDLNMISCQMLSSLPIDFGNLISLWNVDLWYCKQLSTLPDSFSQLIHLQVLNLTGCEMLCSLPVGFGNLTSLRNVSLGNCKKLSTLPDSFSQLIYLEFLNLSGCEMLSSLPVSFGNLIRLQSINIGSCIQLNTLPDSFKQLTNLMSLNLSNCKMLFSLPTGFGNLICLQNINLKSCIQLRTLPDSFKQLINLEDLNLSGCAKLELRSDIMENIRKLKVLNLSDCKELEDLPHQIIYQESLTKLYLQGCIKLRAVPTNISKLSKLDLLTIETLVWKSFQTSLVNSSSLKSIEILSSGSKIDSNARAASSLKTLKEPDIEDCKQFSTISISNETFPILETFVVRMNHYFVEIETLPVSLKILEIYSCNLLKNITCIKDLVNLEVLTICDCLQIEELSSFADLVSLKEFRIRNCPKIEKMEGLEHSKSLKVLIVQTCWKVPGIQSLEKVERLEELELKCDTISALKPCIQSIQVKGCPRKIWIQGRVIRLVKPIVNSLEFPDLAVREVEELPDVDKILDECDFNALLCYAEEIDEERKVVHIYVVNTCPYDYQKNLAKSFFRIIEGNLQGKKAMLVMGKEGRVVEAFYQLLEFLEG